A genomic segment from Deinococcus humi encodes:
- a CDS encoding NADH:flavin oxidoreductase/NADH oxidase: MPDATPKLFQPLKLQGLTLPNRIVVSPMCMYSAHNGLANDFHLVHLGQFALAAPGLIFTEAAAVSPEGRISPEDLGLWADEHIIPLGRITDFIHAQGGRIAIQLAHAGRKASTYAPWRGKGAVAHEYGGWGVIGPDTQPFSPTFHTPNAMTTADIERVTQDFVAAAQRAEIAGFDVVEIHAAHGYLLHQFMSPLSNSRTDDYGGSFENRTRFVMEVVRAVRGGWPMHKPLFVRVSATDWAEGGWDLEQTVKLAGLLWREGVDVLDVSSGGLTTAQQITSAPGYQVPFAAAVKHAVSELEVMAVGMIESPQQAEDILQKDEAALIALGRPLLGDPHWAWHAAQQLGVKPEVAAQYQRGNRLD; encoded by the coding sequence ATGCCCGACGCCACTCCCAAGCTGTTCCAACCGCTCAAACTTCAGGGGCTGACTCTACCCAACCGGATTGTCGTGTCGCCCATGTGCATGTACAGCGCACACAACGGACTGGCGAACGATTTCCACCTCGTCCACCTGGGCCAGTTTGCGCTGGCCGCGCCGGGTCTGATTTTCACGGAGGCCGCCGCCGTCTCACCCGAGGGCCGGATCAGCCCCGAGGATCTGGGTCTGTGGGCCGACGAACACATCATTCCGCTGGGGCGCATTACTGACTTTATCCACGCGCAGGGTGGTCGGATCGCCATTCAGCTGGCGCACGCCGGGCGCAAGGCCAGCACCTACGCGCCGTGGCGAGGGAAGGGAGCAGTGGCCCATGAGTACGGGGGCTGGGGCGTCATCGGGCCGGACACACAGCCCTTCTCGCCCACCTTTCACACCCCGAATGCCATGACCACCGCTGATATCGAGCGCGTCACGCAGGACTTTGTTGCTGCCGCCCAGCGTGCGGAAATCGCGGGCTTCGATGTCGTCGAGATTCACGCCGCGCACGGCTACCTGCTGCACCAGTTCATGTCGCCGCTGTCGAACTCGCGCACCGACGACTACGGCGGCTCCTTTGAGAACCGGACACGTTTTGTCATGGAAGTCGTGCGCGCCGTACGCGGCGGCTGGCCCATGCACAAGCCGCTGTTCGTACGCGTGAGCGCGACCGACTGGGCCGAGGGCGGCTGGGATCTGGAACAGACGGTCAAGCTCGCAGGTCTGCTATGGCGCGAGGGTGTGGACGTGCTGGACGTCAGCAGCGGCGGTTTGACCACGGCGCAGCAGATCACGTCCGCTCCGGGTTACCAGGTGCCGTTTGCGGCGGCGGTCAAGCATGCAGTAAGCGAACTGGAAGTCATGGCCGTGGGCATGATCGAGAGTCCGCAGCAGGCCGAGGACATTCTTCAAAAGGATGAGGCCGCCCTGATTGCGCTGGGGCGTCCGTTGCTGGGTGATCCTCACTGGGCGTGGCACGCCGCGCAGCAACTCGGGGTCAAGCCAGAAGTGGCCGCGCAGTACCAGCGTGGCAATCGATTGGACTAA
- a CDS encoding Crp/Fnr family transcriptional regulator encodes MHRLAELKRNPLFLNVADDALREAARVVTRRQFGAGEVVLEQETAGEALHLLVSGTVRVSRVGPGSHGRVMGDVYAPGVIGETAVLGGGERSATVIALNNVSTLMLYRTHFEQLLTRHPQVLWNLSAMLVARVTALNDELIAFGLNTEAALSHVFTGQYRQRVAAGVEAPATLPLSISDIMMRVSASRETVVRVLRKLERQGFLSLTPHSVILLNPQGIEEVILDELNAAE; translated from the coding sequence ATGCACCGTCTGGCCGAGTTAAAGAGAAATCCCCTGTTCCTGAATGTGGCCGACGATGCCCTGCGTGAAGCGGCCCGCGTGGTCACCCGGCGGCAGTTCGGGGCAGGCGAAGTGGTGCTGGAACAGGAAACTGCGGGCGAGGCGCTGCACCTGCTGGTGTCGGGCACGGTGCGCGTCAGCCGGGTGGGACCGGGCAGCCATGGGCGCGTGATGGGCGACGTGTACGCTCCCGGCGTGATCGGCGAGACGGCGGTGCTCGGCGGCGGTGAACGTAGCGCCACCGTGATCGCCCTGAACAACGTGAGCACCCTGATGCTGTACCGCACCCATTTCGAGCAGTTGCTCACGCGTCACCCGCAGGTGCTGTGGAACCTCAGCGCGATGCTGGTGGCGCGCGTGACCGCTCTGAACGACGAGCTGATCGCCTTCGGCCTGAACACCGAGGCGGCGCTGAGCCATGTCTTCACCGGTCAGTACCGTCAGCGCGTGGCGGCGGGGGTTGAGGCTCCGGCCACGCTACCGCTGAGCATCAGTGACATCATGATGCGCGTTTCGGCCAGCCGTGAGACGGTGGTCCGCGTGCTGCGCAAGCTGGAACGGCAGGGCTTTCTGAGCCTGACGCCCCACAGCGTCATTCTGCTGAACCCGCAGGGGATCGAGGAAGTCATCCTCGACGAGCTGAACGCGGCGGAGTAG
- a CDS encoding GNAT family N-acetyltransferase produces MHLQTTLEGITPAELNGFFEGWPNPPTPQTLHRILTGSHRIALAVEGGQVIGFVNAISDGVLCAYIPLLEVRSQWRGLGIASSLMESLFAQLDGLYMIDTACDDELVPFYKRLGMTRGNAMIRRDYARQGGQG; encoded by the coding sequence ATGCACCTTCAAACGACCCTGGAAGGCATCACGCCTGCTGAGCTGAACGGCTTTTTCGAGGGCTGGCCCAACCCGCCCACACCCCAGACCCTTCACCGGATTCTTACGGGCTCCCACCGGATTGCCCTGGCTGTAGAGGGCGGGCAAGTGATTGGCTTCGTCAATGCCATCAGCGACGGCGTGCTGTGCGCGTATATTCCGCTGCTGGAGGTTCGCTCCCAGTGGCGCGGGCTGGGCATAGCCTCAAGCCTGATGGAGAGTCTGTTCGCGCAACTGGACGGCCTGTACATGATTGATACCGCCTGTGACGACGAACTGGTGCCGTTCTACAAACGTTTAGGCATGACGCGCGGCAACGCGATGATCCGCCGGGATTACGCACGGCAGGGCGGGCAAGGCTGA
- a CDS encoding fumarylacetoacetate hydrolase family protein, giving the protein MRLVRMTWNGGAHWGEVSGETVQFTDGMAGPRTGESAPFDEAALLPPAEPTKIVCVGRNYLDHIRELGNDKGDLPAEPGIFLKGPNALAEPGGTVEAPDWSDNFHFEGELALVMGTRAQGLTPENALSAVAGYTCGLDLTARDRQKTDLQWFRAKAADRFCPLGPWLETELNPADLRVQTRVNGESKQDSRTSLMIFDVPAILTYVTRFVTLEPGDVVLTGTPEGVGPLKAGDTVEVDVEGVGVLVTQIG; this is encoded by the coding sequence ATGCGACTGGTCAGAATGACGTGGAACGGCGGGGCACACTGGGGCGAGGTCAGCGGCGAGACCGTGCAGTTCACGGACGGCATGGCCGGGCCGCGCACCGGGGAGAGCGCTCCTTTTGACGAGGCCGCTCTGCTGCCCCCTGCCGAGCCCACCAAGATCGTTTGCGTGGGCCGCAATTACCTGGACCATATCCGTGAACTGGGCAACGACAAGGGTGACCTGCCCGCCGAGCCCGGCATCTTCCTGAAAGGCCCGAACGCTCTGGCGGAGCCGGGCGGCACAGTGGAGGCCCCTGACTGGAGCGACAACTTCCACTTCGAGGGCGAACTGGCGCTGGTGATGGGCACTCGGGCGCAGGGCCTGACGCCGGAAAACGCCCTGTCCGCCGTCGCGGGCTACACCTGCGGCCTGGATCTGACCGCCCGTGACCGCCAGAAGACGGATCTGCAATGGTTCCGTGCCAAGGCGGCGGACCGGTTTTGCCCGCTGGGGCCGTGGCTGGAAACCGAGCTGAACCCGGCGGACCTGCGCGTACAGACCCGCGTGAACGGCGAGAGCAAACAGGACAGCCGCACCAGCCTGATGATCTTCGACGTGCCAGCCATCCTGACCTACGTGACCCGCTTCGTGACCCTGGAACCGGGCGACGTGGTGCTGACCGGCACGCCCGAGGGCGTTGGCCCCCTGAAAGCGGGCGACACGGTAGAAGTGGACGTGGAGGGTGTGGGCGTCCTGGTGACCCAGATCGGGTAA
- a CDS encoding ABC transporter ATP-binding protein — MRRVTLAVPPALEALDLRHSFGALTVLHGVSLQVRPGEVVAVTGPSGSGKSTLLHLLGGLDVPDEGQIWWAGERADTLDTQARAVRRAGRVGLVFQHHYLLEDLSVLDNVLIPMRLVGQSDSARAHALLARVGLSGREATFPDVLSGGERQRVAVARALASGPAVVLADEPTGSLDRANATNVAALLVALAREEGAGVLLVTHDDRLAGYADRVLHLLDGRFTDELPVYG; from the coding sequence ATGCGCCGTGTGACCCTCGCCGTTCCCCCCGCCCTCGAAGCCCTGGACCTTCGCCACAGTTTTGGAGCCCTGACAGTGCTGCACGGCGTTTCGTTGCAGGTTCGTCCTGGAGAGGTGGTGGCCGTGACCGGACCATCGGGCAGCGGAAAGAGTACGCTGTTACACCTGCTGGGCGGGCTGGACGTGCCAGATGAGGGGCAGATCTGGTGGGCCGGGGAGCGGGCCGACACGCTGGACACGCAGGCAAGAGCAGTGCGGCGGGCCGGCCGGGTGGGGCTGGTCTTTCAACACCATTATCTGCTGGAGGACCTGAGCGTGCTGGACAACGTACTGATCCCCATGCGGCTAGTCGGCCAGAGCGACTCCGCCCGTGCACACGCCCTGCTGGCCCGCGTGGGCCTATCCGGGCGCGAGGCCACCTTTCCAGACGTTCTCAGTGGTGGCGAGCGCCAGCGGGTGGCGGTGGCCCGAGCACTGGCCTCCGGCCCGGCGGTGGTGCTGGCCGACGAACCCACCGGGAGCCTGGACCGCGCCAATGCCACCAACGTTGCCGCCCTGCTGGTGGCCCTGGCCCGTGAGGAAGGCGCAGGCGTGCTGCTTGTGACGCACGATGACCGTCTGGCCGGATACGCCGACCGGGTGCTGCACCTGCTGGACGGCCGCTTTACCGATGAGTTGCCCGTCTACGGCTGA